TCATCTATGATCCCTCTAAAGCTGACCTTGGCGTCTTAGCATTGAAGGCTTTGAAGCTTTCAGATTCCTTTATGGAGTTGTACCGGGCTGGAAACTTTACAGGCGACAAGTATGTATCCTGATTTATTAATAATCAATTTTTATGGACCAACTGGGATACTTGTAGTGTTCTAATCACTGTTTATTGTCAGGTTGAGAGAGAAAAACTTCTCCTGGATGGATATTTTCGAGGAGATTCCTGTAAGTTTCTAGAGCTTGGCTCTTGTATCTTAAAGCCTTACTAGATTATTCTTATATTAGTGTTACCTAGTTATAACTTTTGCtgagaaaatattttggttttaatgTCGATTTTTTCTGTTGACAGATCAAGGTCTCAAACTCTGCGCTTGTCAGTGCCTTCATGACTGAACTGGAGACTGATGCACCTGTCTCACAGGTACGGTATTCCTGTCTGGACAGGGATTCTCGCTTGCTGCCAATATTCCAGATTTTGACTCTTATTTCTTTGGCGTTGTCTCTTTTCTAGGGTGATTACGATCGTCTGCAGTCATCAACCACTCCTTTCCTCGAGAACAATATGGAATTTCTGATTAAATGCATGGATGATTTATCTATGGAACAGCAAAAGGTGTGGcttattctacatttttaattcatttcttTCACCCTCAGAACTATATTAATACAATATCTTGTTTTATACTTCCAGTTCCAATACTACTACCGGAACCTGTCTCGCCAGCAAGCGCAGCAGCAAGCCTGGCTCCAGAAGAGGAGGTGGGTCGCATGACTGCTTCTGGTTCAATTTATTTCATTCCAGAGTAGTGAATGTCCTTAAAATTTGTATCCAGCCTTGTGCTTCTTTCTCGTGTTGATATTAGTTACTAACAAATAGGTTTGGTGTATAGGACGGAGAATATGGCGCGTAGATCAGCTGGGGAAGAGCCTCTACCAGAGGAGGATCCATCAAACCCAATCTTTAAGCCGATCCCTGAACcatcaaggctagagagcttccTCATCACAAACCAAGTCTCAAACTTCTGTGGCCAAATCAATGGGTATGTTCTATCGTGTTACTTTTGTATAACCATTTTTCTCCATCTCTGACCTTGGAAAGAGACTTTAATAAGTCAACCCCGTTGCTATGCAGAGTGGCTGGCCAGAACTTCAGCAGGCTCTACCTCACCAAGGCGTTGCACGAGAACTGAGTACGAGAAAGCGAGACTTTTTTTGCTggaagtttttcttttttgatcaaCTGCTGGAAGTTTTTCAAGTAGTGTAATAACTTTAAAATCCGTCTGAAAACATGATTCAAGTCGTATGCACAAGAAAATGCTTATTGAAATTTGAAGATTTACCGTTGATCGAACGTAAGATTTATACATTTTACCCTCTTTTCTTTAGAATGTATGATCCCTCTAAACACAACTAATCCATACAAGTGTTTAGTATTCAGAATATTTAACTAGACCATCTTTTTAATGCAACGCCCCACTCAGAGGTTATGGGGACGATGATGGCGACCACCACCACTAATAagaatttcttttaccattgtTAAAATCGAATAATGAACTCTTTATTCTAAAACTTGATTcaaagtattttatatattgatatcTAGCATCTAGATATTGATGCCCTAGAAATCTCCAAAGCTAAAGGTCATTGACTCATTGGTCTGAAGTCTGAActatcttttatatttatagaaacatttttttaaaaaaaatattcatgaaCTCAAGTAATTAAATAACTTGTATGGTTTCATCAGTAAAGCAGAgagaacaaataaaaataagaaaaatccaAAGAGAAGAGCAAAGGGGGCATATGAAGACAAGAAAACAAAGTGCTTCTACAAAAACAAAGAACGAACCAGACACCAACACTTAACTGTACTTATTactaaactctctctctctctctctctctctctctctctactgaGTTCGAAACTTGATGCGCCTCTCTCTCCTATCTTCTTTGCACTTAGTTTCTGCTACTTGCCGGAGCATCTAGGTGTGTGTTTCTCTTGTCGGTTGCATCTCTAATTGTGTGACACCACCGGTGCGGATTAGGGCTCTTATTGAAGACATCTTTATCTTCCGGAGTGCTCTATCTTTTTTCAAATCTGAGGTGAACTGCTCATCtcatgttgtttttgtttttgttttgagagATTAACTAATCTCAGCCTTGGGGCATTCTTGTAGGTCGTAGCTGGAATCAGTTTCATTCAATAGCGCCTCTGAGCCACACACAAGAATGATTCCAATGGATAACCACTTTGTACCGCCGAGCACTAGCACCACCGGTCTTGTATTCTCGGCGAATTACGCTGCCTCTGGGTTACAGCCAGCTGTGGATTCTTTGGCTTCTGTGGCAGGAGTTAAATCTGAAGCTGCTTTGGTCATGGATTGGTCCCCTGAGGAGCAGTTTGTATTGGAGAACAGCCTTGCAAAGTAGGTATCTTATATTGTTCCTATAGGATCTTTCCTTCCATTTGCTATTTGTTTAATCTACAAAAAATGCAAAGTTTATTGTAAATTCTTTAGCTTTTTTCCGTACTATgaatcatattttcaaaaaaaaaaaaaaagctagatCAGGAATTGTTTCATGAGAAGTAGTGCGCACATTATATTCTTCTCCATGGTGGACTATTAAAGTATATTCCTTTGGAATAAACAA
The nucleotide sequence above comes from Brassica napus cultivar Da-Ae chromosome A9, Da-Ae, whole genome shotgun sequence. Encoded proteins:
- the LOC106420231 gene encoding eukaryotic translation initiation factor 3 subunit H, producing the protein MATMARSFLQAISKDEAVAPPLRVVQIEGLAVLKIIKHCKEFAPTLVTGQLLGLDVGSVLEVTNCFPFPVRDDDEEIEADGANYQLEMMRCLREVNVDNNTVGWYQSTVLGSYQTVELIETFMNYQENIKRCVCIIYDPSKADLGVLALKALKLSDSFMELYRAGNFTGDKLREKNFSWMDIFEEIPIKVSNSALVSAFMTELETDAPVSQGDYDRLQSSTTPFLENNMEFLIKCMDDLSMEQQKFQYYYRNLSRQQAQQQAWLQKRRTENMARRSAGEEPLPEEDPSNPIFKPIPEPSRLESFLITNQVSNFCGQINGVAGQNFSRLYLTKALHEN